Genomic segment of Kiritimatiellaceae bacterium:
CTCGGCGGCATCGATACCGTGATTCCGGTCGATGTGTATGTTCCGGGCTGCGCGGCCCGCCCCGAGGCAATCATCGACGGCGTAGTCCGCGCGTTGGGCGTACTGGAAGAAAAGCGCAGCCTTATGCAATCTTCCGCCGGGGCCGGTAGCGGCGAAGTGATGATCAATCGGGCTAACCAGAAGGATATTCCTGAAATTCTGGCGTTGCAGAAGATTGCCTATCGCAGCGAGGCTGAGCTCTACGGCGACGCCAGCGTTCCGGCCATGGGCCAGACGATGGAAGAAATTACCGCTGACTTCGAGCAGACGATCTTTCTCAAGGCGGTTGTCAACGGCAAGATCATCGGTTCGATTCGCGGCCGCCGCGACGGCACCGCCGCCCGCATCAGCCGGGTGATTGTGCATCCGTATTTTCAGGGACGCGGGATCGCCACGCGTCTGATTCGGCAGCTCGAACTAGAGGTTGGCGATGTCTCTATGTACGAAGCGGTGATGGGTCATCAAAGTTTACGGAATATCCATCTTTACGAAAAAACGGGTTACCGGCACGTCCGGACGGAACCGTTCACGCCGACCGCGCAGCGGGTTTATATGCAAAAGGAGCGCACATGATCGAAGAACAAACCATCATCACCGTCATGCCGGAAACGCTGGTGGCCGAAACGCGGAAAATGAAGGAGCAGGGCTACCGGCTGGTTCAAATCTGCGTCACGCGGCTGGGCGAAGAGCTCCAGCTCGACTACAGCTTTGACCTCAACCGCAAGTTCGTCAACTTCCGCTTCCTCCAGCCGAAGATCGGCGCGCGCGTTCCAAGTGTCAGCGGCATCTACTGGTGCGCTTTCACCTACGAAAACGAAATCAGCGATCTGTTCGGGGTTCAGGTGGACGGCAACGCCCTCGATTTCAAAGGCAACTTCTATAAGACCGCTATGAAACATCCGTTTATTCA
This window contains:
- a CDS encoding GNAT family N-acetyltransferase, with product MINRANQKDIPEILALQKIAYRSEAELYGDASVPAMGQTMEEITADFEQTIFLKAVVNGKIIGSIRGRRDGTAARISRVIVHPYFQGRGIATRLIRQLELEVGDVSMYEAVMGHQSLRNIHLYEKTGYRHVRTEPFTPTAQRVYMQKERT
- a CDS encoding NADH-quinone oxidoreductase subunit C; protein product: MIEEQTIITVMPETLVAETRKMKEQGYRLVQICVTRLGEELQLDYSFDLNRKFVNFRFLQPKIGARVPSVSGIYWCAFTYENEISDLFGVQVDGNALDFKGNFYKTAMKHPFIQDAASASVPAAAKPEVK